A genomic segment from Planctomycetia bacterium encodes:
- a CDS encoding nucleotidyltransferase produces MGSGGGGYRYFPSSPNELRELIEKSQNDAARTASDAAINAYLQSLLAVLNERDAKATREVLDGIGQVLADAVEIDQLLFGGSVAKHTYVDGLSDVDALVVLDSAKYVDKSSTQVLSSMLRQLKKELSSSLYTSIRKGEMAITIELRTGGEIQLVPALKEGHQIRVPDRGAGWVTTDPKAFQERLTELNAKLGGTLVPAIKLMKSIVGEFPDQKRIGGYHVEALAVDAAGQYSGPNAIKSVVTQLFKHAAGRVLTPISDVTGQSGAIDSGLGNPGSNVRRIVADALSAVGRRLDAANDVDQWKAVFE; encoded by the coding sequence CTATTTTCCGAGCAGCCCAAATGAGCTCCGAGAGCTTATTGAGAAGTCACAGAACGATGCCGCGCGGACGGCGTCCGATGCGGCCATAAATGCCTATCTTCAGTCTCTCCTTGCCGTTCTAAATGAACGTGACGCAAAGGCGACAAGAGAAGTGTTGGATGGAATTGGCCAAGTGCTCGCAGATGCCGTCGAAATCGACCAATTGCTCTTCGGGGGATCAGTCGCCAAGCACACGTACGTCGACGGGCTAAGTGACGTTGACGCACTTGTGGTGCTGGACAGCGCGAAATACGTCGACAAATCATCGACACAAGTGCTGTCGTCTATGTTGCGGCAGCTAAAGAAGGAACTCAGTTCATCGCTGTATACGAGCATTCGTAAAGGCGAAATGGCAATTACGATTGAGTTGCGTACGGGCGGTGAAATTCAGCTCGTACCTGCATTGAAAGAAGGACACCAAATTAGGGTTCCTGACCGTGGAGCCGGCTGGGTCACCACAGACCCAAAAGCCTTCCAGGAGCGGCTGACGGAATTAAACGCCAAGTTAGGCGGCACTCTTGTTCCTGCGATCAAGCTCATGAAATCCATAGTCGGAGAGTTTCCAGATCAAAAGAGAATCGGTGGTTATCACGTTGAGGCTTTGGCGGTAGATGCTGCGGGCCAGTATTCTGGGCCAAATGCTATCAAATCGGTTGTGACGCAGCTTTTTAAGCACGCGGCTGGACGAGTGCTCACGCCAATTTCCGATGTGACCGGTCAATCGGGGGCTATTGATTCCGGTCTTGGCAATCCTGGGAGTAACGTACGACGAATAGTCGCAGATGCCTTGTCCGCAGTCGGGCGGCGGCTCGATGCTGCAAATGATGTGGATCAATGGAAGGCGGTGTTCGAATAG
- a CDS encoding CHAT domain-containing protein, with the protein MTTFSSIAGKVLHIAGSASLDCAPESLARCRSFIASIVRGWLKQRGSFVIFLGREPRRDEADSATAITFDWLILELLHGNYAREHEVTSVCRAVLSSESQRRRLPGDRMSLLDSTLSSGLLSLEFIDEERHIGGYIRQHIAELSDCALLIGGGRGVADIHDRFARRGVPVLPCDIEVGSSCNDGSGSLGLNRKAFTAPELFLPCNPQLLRDRLFSVSLASNSVDVDVISERVVSLYDAEFRCRAENAVAPSEVVSKELRVLFAAAAPIDQLQLELDHEGLGIVECLLNGVSADRIQVNVVRQTTPDSLRSMLAKYRPNVIHFSGHGYSDGIVLQDNTGHTYKVGKASLASLLGVFSKDIRIVILNSCSSGAVAEELVKNIDFAVGMKADVYDVTAIAFSEGFFDGFANGASVMEAFNLGLANCSLKRTPSPDLPTIYVHSGVDANKVTLLQRE; encoded by the coding sequence ATGACGACGTTCAGCTCGATAGCTGGGAAGGTCCTACACATCGCGGGCAGCGCAAGCTTAGATTGTGCGCCTGAATCGCTGGCTCGTTGTCGCTCATTTATTGCGTCGATAGTACGCGGATGGCTGAAGCAACGCGGAAGCTTTGTCATATTCTTGGGGCGCGAACCGCGCCGGGACGAAGCCGATTCAGCTACCGCAATTACTTTCGACTGGCTCATACTCGAACTTCTGCATGGTAATTACGCGCGCGAGCACGAGGTGACTTCGGTCTGTCGAGCTGTACTGTCATCTGAGTCCCAAAGGCGACGACTTCCTGGGGACCGCATGAGCCTACTTGACTCCACGCTATCGTCGGGACTGCTGTCGTTGGAATTTATCGACGAAGAGCGGCATATAGGCGGGTACATTCGCCAGCATATTGCGGAGTTGTCCGACTGTGCATTACTGATTGGTGGTGGAAGAGGCGTAGCGGATATTCATGACCGCTTTGCGCGTCGTGGGGTACCTGTGCTACCGTGCGACATTGAAGTCGGCTCTTCCTGCAATGATGGCTCGGGATCTCTCGGATTAAATCGCAAGGCGTTTACGGCACCGGAGCTGTTCCTTCCGTGTAATCCTCAGCTGTTGAGGGACAGGTTGTTTTCCGTTTCGCTTGCCTCGAATTCAGTTGATGTGGACGTCATTTCAGAACGTGTTGTATCGCTGTATGACGCGGAGTTTCGGTGCCGGGCTGAAAATGCGGTCGCTCCGAGCGAAGTCGTATCGAAGGAACTGCGAGTATTGTTTGCCGCCGCGGCTCCGATCGACCAGCTGCAACTTGAACTCGATCACGAAGGATTGGGGATCGTCGAATGCTTATTAAATGGAGTATCGGCGGACAGGATTCAGGTGAACGTGGTGCGACAGACAACCCCTGACTCGCTTCGTAGCATGCTCGCCAAGTATCGTCCCAACGTGATCCACTTTTCCGGTCACGGTTATAGTGATGGAATTGTGCTTCAAGACAACACGGGCCACACGTATAAGGTCGGCAAGGCGTCGCTCGCGAGTCTACTTGGAGTGTTTTCCAAGGATATTCGTATCGTGATTCTCAACTCCTGCTCGTCAGGCGCAGTAGCCGAGGAACTGGTCAAAAACATCGATTTCGCCGTTGGGATGAAGGCGGATGTCTATGATGTAACAGCAATCGCGTTTTCGGAAGGCTTCTTTGACGGGTTCGCGAATGGAGCTTCCGTCATGGAGGCATTCAACCTCGGACTGGCCAATTGCAGTTTAAAGCGTACGCCGTCTCCTGATCTACCGACCATTTACGTCCATTCAGGGGTCGATGCGAATAAAGTTACTTTGCTGCAACGAGAATAG
- a CDS encoding toll/interleukin-1 receptor domain-containing protein — protein MGERSSVFISYSSKDRDFVVPVVKAEESLSWSAYIDSESIAAGSDWQDAIDAAIVRSHRFVLCWSANSAQSVQVEREWRLALEFGCVVIPVLIDNTPLPAELAEYHAIDLREYMRSNCRLISGQAALLGAFVGGVGAALIYVMMNAMVNQGAGFWRVCGVLLGCLLALIGAFTVRYWLKWLKLLGVVEKHVLRDLRAGYDPGRVRQQRQGKAES, from the coding sequence ATGGGCGAGCGAAGCTCTGTGTTCATCAGTTATAGCTCCAAGGACAGAGATTTCGTCGTGCCCGTCGTGAAGGCGGAGGAGTCGCTGTCGTGGTCGGCCTATATCGATTCGGAAAGTATTGCTGCAGGGTCCGACTGGCAAGACGCAATTGACGCCGCAATAGTGAGATCTCACCGCTTTGTACTTTGCTGGTCCGCTAACTCTGCGCAGTCGGTACAGGTTGAGCGAGAGTGGCGATTAGCGCTGGAGTTCGGTTGCGTCGTTATTCCAGTTCTCATCGACAACACGCCGCTGCCTGCTGAGCTCGCGGAATATCACGCCATTGACCTGCGCGAGTATATGCGCAGTAACTGCAGGCTCATTAGTGGTCAAGCAGCATTGTTAGGTGCATTCGTGGGTGGGGTAGGCGCCGCACTGATCTACGTGATGATGAATGCGATGGTCAACCAAGGAGCTGGCTTCTGGCGGGTGTGTGGCGTTTTATTGGGCTGTTTGCTGGCTCTGATTGGCGCGTTCACCGTGCGTTACTGGCTTAAGTGGCTCAAGCTGCTCGGCGTGGTAGAAAAACATGTGCTGCGAGATCTCCGGGCGGGCTACGATCCGGGCCGCGTGAGGCAGCAGCGCCAGGGAAAGGCCGAGTCCTGA
- a CDS encoding toll/interleukin-1 receptor domain-containing protein: MKNAFDVFISYRRENGGQMAQLLHIALSARGYAPFMDVRDLGSGAFDEALERHIQAAEDFVVVLAPGSLDRCRDSADWLRREIALALASNLNIVPLLLDGFVMPSASEVPDDIAPLVMRHAVSYSHENATACLDRMISMLKSKPRVELEKVAYWLAPHAGWIASILAWSTRFKDNPYVTPNNATLGASHIIARFAELMKKQYGAAGTVIKRLEFNESSVQYFLFELWHHVSNTSLSEPMDNIVPLAITPEMVESLAHCFGRQLFDNLVLLRDSGQSPATPAAWEAYVKEKERNDALRRQPQSRSP, translated from the coding sequence ATGAAAAACGCCTTCGACGTCTTCATTAGTTATCGTCGTGAAAACGGCGGTCAGATGGCTCAGCTGTTGCACATCGCACTCAGTGCTCGCGGCTACGCGCCGTTCATGGACGTCAGAGATCTAGGTTCCGGCGCTTTCGACGAAGCTCTCGAGCGGCATATCCAAGCCGCGGAAGACTTCGTCGTCGTTCTGGCCCCTGGAAGTCTCGATCGGTGCCGAGATTCTGCCGATTGGCTTCGACGGGAGATCGCTCTCGCCCTTGCCTCGAATCTGAATATCGTGCCTCTGCTGCTCGACGGCTTCGTGATGCCGAGCGCCTCGGAAGTCCCCGACGACATTGCCCCGCTCGTGATGCGCCACGCCGTCTCCTACAGCCACGAAAATGCGACGGCCTGCCTGGACCGCATGATTTCCATGTTGAAATCGAAACCAAGAGTGGAACTCGAGAAGGTGGCGTATTGGCTGGCTCCCCACGCCGGCTGGATCGCGTCGATTCTCGCCTGGAGCACCCGGTTCAAGGATAATCCGTACGTAACTCCTAATAACGCTACCTTGGGTGCATCCCACATCATTGCAAGATTCGCCGAGTTGATGAAGAAGCAGTATGGGGCCGCCGGGACGGTGATCAAGCGTCTGGAGTTTAACGAGTCCAGTGTGCAGTACTTCCTCTTTGAGTTGTGGCACCATGTTTCAAATACGTCTCTCAGTGAACCGATGGACAATATTGTTCCTCTCGCCATCACCCCGGAAATGGTTGAGTCGCTGGCGCACTGTTTTGGCCGTCAGCTTTTCGACAATCTGGTCCTCTTGAGAGACAGCGGTCAATCGCCCGCGACGCCGGCGGCTTGGGAGGCCTACGTAAAGGAAAAAGAGCGGAATGACGCGTTACGGCGACAACCGCAATCGCGCTCCCCGTGA